The DNA window TTATCGGGTTATACATCGATTTGACCGGTAGCTTACTCATCACTTCTATAATGGGAACTAATGCCTTAACTTCTGGTTATCACCATAAATTGGCTTGGTCTTAACTGTAGTAGACATGGTTTCATTACTCTTCCGAAACTGGACATTCATCTTGAAAATCAGTGATAAATGATTCTATATTATTGAAAAGGTTAATCAGGTTAAATATACCGCTCTTGGTAATATCTAAATAATAAAAATTCATGGTCCCCTCTCTATTCACTCCAATTAAATTTGCTTCTTTTAATACCTTCAGATGATGGGATACTGCTGGACGAGATAAATTAGTCTTTTTGGTTATTTCACCAACTCTT is part of the Paenibacillus segetis genome and encodes:
- a CDS encoding ArsR/SmtB family transcription factor, yielding MERQQRLILLAQEFSDTQKALAAIGNETRQSIILALMNSENTCEQGIRVGEITKKTNLSRPAVSHHLKVLKEANLIGVNREGTMNFYYLDITKSGIFNLINLFNNIESFITDFQDECPVSEE